The proteins below are encoded in one region of Fusobacterium massiliense:
- the ispD gene encoding 2-C-methyl-D-erythritol 4-phosphate cytidylyltransferase — MYGSNSEVKGKVTFILLAAGQGKRMNISTPKQFLEYKGEPLFYSSLKVAFENKNIDEIFIVTNEENLNYMVKYCKDKNLLSKVKYIVEGGSERQYSVFNALEKIEDTDFVIIQDAARPFLKNKYIDDSLKELVENKEYDGIVVGVKCKDTIKIINDDNTIKETLDRNFLILTHTPQTFRFEKLRNAHKKAKDNNELATDDASLIEKNSGKIKFLHGDFDNIKITVKEDLKFLE; from the coding sequence ATGTACGGTAGTAACTCTGAAGTAAAAGGAAAAGTAACTTTTATTTTATTGGCAGCAGGTCAAGGAAAAAGAATGAATATCTCTACTCCAAAACAATTTTTAGAATATAAGGGGGAGCCATTATTTTATTCTTCTCTAAAAGTTGCCTTTGAAAATAAAAATATTGATGAAATTTTTATCGTAACTAATGAAGAAAACTTAAATTATATGGTAAAATATTGTAAAGACAAAAATCTCTTATCTAAAGTCAAATATATAGTTGAAGGTGGTAGTGAACGACAGTATTCAGTTTTTAATGCTTTAGAAAAAATTGAGGATACAGATTTTGTGATAATTCAAGACGCAGCAAGACCTTTTTTAAAAAACAAATATATAGATGATAGTCTAAAAGAATTAGTTGAAAATAAAGAATATGATGGAATTGTTGTTGGAGTGAAGTGTAAAGATACAATCAAAATAATAAACGATGACAATACTATAAAAGAAACTTTGGATAGAAATTTTTTGATATTGACGCATACGCCTCAAACGTTTAGATTTGAAAAATTAAGAAATGCTCATAAAAAGGCAAAAGATAATAATGAGTTAGCTACTGATGATGCAAGTTTAATTGAAAAAAATTCGGGGAAAATAAAGTTTTTACATGGAGATTTTGATAATATAAAAATAACGGTTAAAGAAGATTTAAAATTTTTAGAGTAA
- a CDS encoding endonuclease MutS2 codes for MNKHTFNILEFDKLKENILNNVVIEENREVIENLKPYKDLSILNNELKIVKDFMDLLVFDGGFEAVGLKNISNLMEKIKLIGTYLDPEELWDINFNLKTLRVFKNRIDELGKYKSLRDAIGNIPNLRVVEDTINKAINIEKEIKDDASLDLRDIRLHKKTLNMNIKRKFEELFDEPSLANAFQERIITERDGRMVTPVKYDFKGLIKGIEHDRSASGQTVFIEPLSIVSLNNKMRELETKEKEEIRKILLRIAEVLRNHKDDILVVGEKIMYLDILNAKSIFSIDNKCDIPNVSNREILYLEKARHPFISKDKVVPLTFEIGKDYDILLITGPNTGGKTVALKTAGLLTLMALSGIPIPASENSKIGFFEGVFADIGDEQSIEQSLSSFSAHLKNVKEILENVTKNSLVLLDELGSGTDPIEGAAFAMSVIDFLNEKKCKSFITTHYSQVKAYGYNEEGIETASMEFNTDTLSPTYRLLIGIPGESNALTIAQRMGLPEVILSKARTYISEDNKKVEKMIENIKNKSQELDEMREKFARLQEEAERDRERAKQEILTIEKQKNEIIKAAYEEAEKMMNEMRSKASALVEKIQHEEKNKEDAKKIQKNLNMLSSALREEKNKTVEAVKKIKTKVNFKPGDRVFVSSINQFANILKINDSKETANVQAGILKLEVPFNEIKVVEEKKEKVYNVNTHKKTAVRSEIDLRGKMVDEGIYELETYLDRATLNGYTEVYVIHGKGTGALREGILKYLKTSKYVKEYRIGGHGEGGLGCTVVTLK; via the coding sequence ATGAACAAACATACTTTTAATATTTTGGAGTTTGATAAATTAAAAGAAAATATATTAAATAATGTAGTAATTGAAGAAAATAGAGAAGTTATAGAGAATTTAAAACCTTATAAAGATTTATCTATTTTAAATAATGAGTTAAAGATCGTTAAAGATTTTATGGATCTTTTAGTTTTTGATGGTGGATTTGAAGCTGTTGGTTTAAAAAATATTTCAAATCTTATGGAAAAAATAAAACTTATTGGAACATATTTAGATCCCGAAGAACTATGGGATATTAATTTTAACTTAAAGACTTTAAGAGTTTTTAAAAATAGAATTGATGAATTAGGAAAATATAAATCATTGAGAGATGCTATCGGAAATATCCCAAATTTAAGAGTTGTTGAGGATACTATAAATAAAGCTATAAATATTGAAAAAGAAATCAAAGATGATGCTTCTTTAGACTTAAGAGATATAAGATTACATAAAAAAACTTTAAATATGAATATAAAAAGAAAATTTGAGGAACTTTTTGATGAACCAAGTTTAGCTAATGCTTTTCAAGAGAGAATAATAACTGAAAGAGATGGTAGAATGGTTACACCTGTAAAATATGACTTTAAAGGTCTTATTAAAGGAATTGAACATGATAGATCTGCCAGTGGACAAACAGTCTTTATAGAACCTCTTTCTATTGTTTCTCTTAATAATAAAATGAGAGAGTTAGAAACTAAAGAAAAAGAAGAGATCAGAAAAATTTTATTAAGAATAGCTGAAGTATTGAGAAATCATAAGGACGATATTTTAGTTGTTGGTGAAAAAATTATGTATCTTGATATATTAAATGCAAAGTCTATTTTTTCAATAGATAATAAATGTGACATTCCTAATGTTAGTAACAGAGAAATTTTATATTTGGAAAAAGCAAGACATCCATTTATAAGTAAAGATAAAGTTGTTCCTTTAACTTTTGAAATAGGAAAAGATTATGATATTTTACTTATAACAGGTCCAAATACAGGGGGGAAAACAGTTGCTTTAAAAACAGCTGGTCTTCTTACATTAATGGCATTGTCAGGAATTCCAATCCCTGCATCTGAAAATTCAAAAATTGGTTTTTTTGAAGGGGTATTTGCTGATATTGGAGATGAACAAAGTATTGAGCAATCTTTATCGTCATTTTCAGCACATTTAAAAAATGTTAAAGAGATTTTGGAAAATGTAACTAAAAATTCTTTAGTTTTACTTGATGAGTTAGGGTCAGGAACAGATCCTATTGAAGGTGCTGCATTTGCTATGTCAGTAATAGATTTTTTAAATGAAAAAAAATGTAAGTCCTTTATTACAACACATTATAGTCAAGTAAAAGCTTATGGTTATAATGAGGAAGGAATAGAGACAGCTTCTATGGAATTTAACACAGATACACTATCTCCAACATATAGATTACTTATAGGAATTCCTGGAGAAAGTAATGCATTAACAATTGCTCAAAGAATGGGATTACCTGAAGTTATTCTTTCAAAAGCTAGAACTTATATAAGTGAAGATAACAAAAAAGTTGAAAAGATGATAGAAAATATCAAAAATAAATCTCAAGAGCTTGATGAAATGAGAGAAAAATTTGCAAGATTGCAAGAAGAAGCTGAAAGAGATAGAGAAAGAGCTAAGCAAGAAATTTTAACTATTGAAAAACAAAAAAATGAAATTATAAAAGCTGCTTATGAAGAGGCAGAAAAAATGATGAATGAAATGAGATCTAAAGCTTCTGCTTTAGTTGAAAAAATTCAACATGAAGAAAAGAATAAAGAAGATGCTAAAAAAATTCAGAAAAATTTAAATATGCTTTCTTCTGCCTTAAGAGAAGAAAAAAATAAAACCGTTGAAGCAGTTAAAAAAATTAAAACAAAAGTTAATTTTAAACCCGGAGATAGAGTTTTTGTAAGTAGTATAAATCAGTTTGCAAATATTTTAAAAATTAATGATTCAAAAGAAACTGCTAATGTTCAAGCTGGTATCTTAAAATTGGAAGTTCCTTTTAATGAGATTAAAGTTGTAGAAGAAAAGAAAGAAAAAGTTTACAATGTAAATACACATAAAAAGACGGCAGTTAGAAGTGAAATTGATTTAAGAGGTAAAATGGTAGATGAAGGTATATATGAGCTTGAAACATATTTGGATAGAGCAACTTTAAATGGCTACACTGAAGTTTATGTTATACATGGAAAGGGAACAGGAGCTTTAAGAGAAGGAATATTAAAATATTTAAAAACATCAAAATATGTTAAAGAATATAGAATTGGAGGACATGGAGAGGGAGGACTTGGATGTACGGTAGTAACTCTGAAGTAA
- a CDS encoding GNAT family N-acetyltransferase: MEIIHYEGHGFYIYGEDKEILARLEYKRNGNILIFDHTVVSDKLKGQGIAGKLLEEAVAFARGNNYKVKPVCSYVVKKFESGQYDDIKV; encoded by the coding sequence ATGGAAATTATTCATTATGAAGGACATGGATTTTATATTTACGGAGAAGATAAAGAAATTTTAGCAAGACTTGAATATAAAAGAAATGGAAACATTTTAATTTTTGATCATACAGTTGTTTCTGATAAACTTAAAGGGCAAGGAATAGCCGGAAAACTTTTAGAAGAAGCTGTAGCTTTTGCAAGAGGGAATAACTATAAAGTAAAACCTGTATGTAGTTATGTTGTGAAAAAATTTGAATCAGGTCAATACGATGATATAAAAGTGTAA
- the eutJ gene encoding ethanolamine utilization protein EutJ — protein MNLDKVNDYIKKFEDTITSPILDFDKSEFYVGVDLGTANIVITIVDKNGNPVAGATQRSRVVKDGIVVDFIGAINIVRKLKNDLEEKLGIEITEGYTAIPPGVEPGSVKAIVNVVESAGIQVVKVVDEPTAASYVLGIKDGVVVDLGGGTTGISILENGEVVFVADEATGGTHMTLVLSGSYGIDFEEAEDIKLDKKREREVFIQITPVLQKMASIVKKYISGYNVKDVYLVGGACSFDGSEKIFEKELGLNIYKPYMPLYITPLGIALTGLKEKN, from the coding sequence ATGAATTTAGATAAAGTTAATGATTATATAAAAAAATTTGAAGATACTATAACAAGTCCTATTTTAGATTTTGATAAAAGTGAGTTTTATGTAGGAGTAGATTTGGGAACAGCTAATATCGTTATAACTATTGTAGACAAGAATGGAAACCCTGTAGCCGGTGCAACTCAAAGATCTAGAGTGGTAAAAGATGGAATAGTTGTAGATTTTATTGGAGCTATAAATATTGTTAGAAAATTAAAAAATGATCTTGAAGAAAAACTTGGTATAGAAATCACAGAAGGATATACAGCTATTCCCCCTGGTGTAGAACCAGGAAGTGTTAAAGCCATAGTTAATGTAGTTGAATCAGCTGGGATACAGGTTGTCAAAGTAGTGGACGAACCAACTGCTGCTTCATATGTTCTAGGAATAAAAGATGGAGTTGTTGTAGATTTAGGTGGAGGAACAACCGGAATAAGCATATTGGAAAATGGAGAAGTAGTTTTTGTTGCTGATGAAGCCACTGGTGGAACTCATATGACTCTTGTTTTATCTGGAAGTTACGGAATAGATTTTGAGGAAGCTGAAGATATAAAGTTAGATAAAAAAAGAGAAAGAGAAGTGTTTATTCAAATAACTCCTGTATTACAAAAAATGGCATCAATAGTAAAAAAATATATATCTGGATATAATGTTAAAGATGTATATTTAGTTGGTGGTGCTTGTAGTTTTGATGGAAGTGAAAAAATATTTGAAAAAGAATTAGGACTTAATATATATAAACCATATATGCCATTATATATAACTCCATTAGGAATAGCATTAACAGGTTTAAAAGAAAAAAATTAG
- a CDS encoding DMT family transporter: MNKEIKGALLVCFAATMWGFDGIALTPRLFNLNVPFVVFVLHLLPFIVMSFIFGKEEIKNIKKLDSSDLFYFFCVALFGGSLGTLSIVKALFLVNFKHLTVVTLLQKLQPIFAIILARIILKEKIKREYLFWGFLALLGGYLLTFEFHLPEFYSGDNLLAASLYSILAAFSFGSATVFGKRILKSASFRTALYLRYLLTSCIMLVITSFTSGFGDFFNASPTNWLIFVIIALTTGSGAILLYYFGLRYITAKVATMCELCFPISSVIFDYLINGNILSPVQLFSAGLMIVSIIRISRLN; the protein is encoded by the coding sequence ATGAATAAAGAAATTAAAGGAGCATTATTAGTTTGCTTTGCTGCAACCATGTGGGGATTCGATGGAATAGCTTTAACTCCAAGATTATTCAACTTAAATGTACCCTTTGTTGTGTTTGTATTACATTTACTACCATTTATAGTAATGTCTTTTATTTTTGGAAAAGAAGAAATAAAAAATATTAAAAAATTAGATAGTAGTGATTTATTTTATTTCTTTTGTGTAGCATTATTCGGTGGAAGCTTAGGAACTCTATCCATAGTAAAGGCTTTATTTTTAGTGAATTTCAAACACTTAACAGTTGTAACATTATTACAAAAATTACAACCAATTTTTGCTATAATTTTGGCAAGAATTATATTAAAAGAAAAAATAAAAAGAGAATATCTTTTCTGGGGATTTTTGGCTCTTTTAGGAGGATACTTGCTTACTTTCGAATTTCATCTTCCAGAATTTTACTCAGGAGATAATTTGTTAGCTGCCTCTCTATATTCAATACTTGCTGCATTTTCTTTTGGAAGTGCTACGGTTTTTGGAAAAAGAATATTAAAATCAGCTTCTTTTAGGACAGCTTTATATTTAAGATATCTATTAACAAGTTGTATAATGCTTGTCATAACTAGTTTTACTTCTGGATTTGGAGATTTCTTTAATGCAAGTCCTACGAATTGGTTGATATTTGTAATAATAGCACTAACAACTGGAAGTGGTGCCATTTTACTTTACTATTTTGGGCTTAGATATATTACTGCAAAAGTTGCTACTATGTGTGAATTATGTTTCCCGATATCAAGTGTTATTTTTGATTATTTAATAAATGGAAATATTTTAAGTCCAGTCCAATTGTTTAGTGCTGGTTTAATGATAGTTTCAATTATAAGAATTAGTAGATTAAATTAG
- the mgtE gene encoding magnesium transporter has protein sequence MEEIVKLLEENRLTELKEILIEENPIDIAEVFEDFPKEKYLIIFKLLPKDFSSEVFSYLSPEKQQEVIENITDEEIKFIVEDMYLDDTIDFIEEMPANIVDKILKNTSHDKRKLINQMLKYPENSAGSVMTVEYISFKDNSTVKEAIDYYRKIAIGKEETDICFVTDDKRKLVGIISLKTLILSKDDSLIKDEMETNIISVITKDDQEEIAALFRKYDITTMPVIDNEYRLVGVITVDDIVDVIDQENTEDLQKMAGMNPSDEEYLKESVLSLAKHRILWLLVLMISATFTGFVIKKYEDILQSAVYLAVFIPMLMDTGGNAGSQSATLVIRGIALGEIEFADIFKVIWKELRVSVIVGLILSLVNFVRIYYFTTANIETALVVGISLFVTVVMAKVIGGVLPLIAKSLKIDPAIMASPLITTIVDTAALLVYFKLSVIFLNI, from the coding sequence TTGGAAGAAATCGTTAAATTACTGGAAGAAAATAGATTGACAGAACTAAAAGAAATATTGATAGAGGAAAATCCTATAGATATAGCTGAAGTTTTTGAGGATTTTCCAAAAGAAAAGTATTTAATAATTTTTAAGCTTTTACCTAAAGATTTTTCTTCAGAAGTATTTTCATATTTATCTCCAGAGAAACAACAAGAAGTTATAGAAAATATAACAGATGAAGAGATTAAATTTATAGTAGAAGACATGTATCTTGATGATACGATTGATTTTATTGAAGAAATGCCAGCTAATATAGTTGATAAAATACTAAAAAATACTTCTCATGATAAGAGAAAATTAATAAATCAAATGTTAAAGTATCCAGAAAATTCAGCTGGAAGTGTAATGACAGTTGAGTATATTTCTTTTAAAGATAATTCAACAGTAAAAGAAGCTATTGATTACTACAGAAAAATTGCAATAGGTAAAGAAGAGACTGATATTTGTTTTGTAACAGATGATAAGAGAAAATTAGTTGGAATTATTTCATTGAAGACTTTAATTTTATCCAAAGATGATTCTCTGATAAAAGATGAAATGGAAACAAATATTATTAGTGTTATAACAAAAGATGACCAAGAAGAAATAGCAGCATTATTTAGAAAATATGATATTACAACTATGCCTGTTATAGATAATGAATATAGGTTAGTCGGAGTTATAACAGTTGATGATATTGTCGATGTAATAGACCAAGAAAATACAGAAGATTTACAAAAAATGGCTGGAATGAACCCATCTGATGAAGAATATTTAAAGGAAAGTGTTTTATCTCTTGCTAAGCATAGGATACTATGGCTTTTAGTTTTGATGATTTCAGCCACATTTACAGGGTTTGTTATAAAAAAATATGAGGATATATTACAATCGGCTGTTTATCTTGCAGTTTTTATACCTATGCTTATGGATACAGGGGGGAATGCTGGATCTCAATCGGCAACACTTGTTATAAGAGGAATTGCATTAGGAGAGATAGAATTTGCAGATATATTTAAAGTTATTTGGAAAGAATTAAGGGTAAGTGTGATTGTAGGATTAATTTTATCCTTAGTTAATTTTGTTAGGATATATTACTTTACAACAGCTAATATTGAAACAGCTCTTGTTGTTGGAATAAGTTTGTTTGTAACGGTTGTAATGGCAAAAGTTATAGGAGGAGTGTTACCTTTAATAGCGAAGTCTTTAAAAATAGACCCAGCTATAATGGCAAGCCCATTGATAACTACTATAGTTGATACTGCTGCTCTTCTAGTATATTTTAAATTGTCAGTAATATTTTTAAATATATAA
- the tgt gene encoding tRNA guanosine(34) transglycosylase Tgt, whose amino-acid sequence MKLPVTYELEKKDGKARAGKVKTPHGEIETPVFMPVGTQASVKTMSREELIDIGSEIILGNTYHLYLRPSDDLIARLGGLHKFMNWEKPILTDSGGFQVFSLGSLRKIKEEGVYFSSHIDGSKHFISPEKSIQIQNNLGSDIVMLFDECPPGLSTREYIIPSIERTTRWAKRCVEAHQKKDSQGLFAIVQGGIYEDLRQKSLDELSEMDEHFSGYAIGGLAVGEPREDMYRILDYIVEKCPEDKPRYLMGVGEPVDMLNAVESGIDMMDCVQPTRLARHGTVFTKDGRLVIKSERYKEDTRPLDEECDCYVCKNYTRAYVRHLIKVQEVLGLRLTSYHNLHFLIKLMKDARKAIKDGKFKEFKEEFITRYEKK is encoded by the coding sequence ATGAAGTTACCTGTTACATATGAATTAGAAAAAAAAGATGGAAAGGCTAGAGCTGGAAAGGTTAAGACTCCACACGGAGAGATAGAAACACCAGTGTTTATGCCAGTTGGAACACAAGCAAGTGTAAAAACTATGTCAAGAGAAGAATTAATAGATATTGGAAGTGAAATAATTCTAGGAAACACTTATCACTTATACTTGAGACCTAGTGATGATTTAATTGCAAGACTTGGAGGCTTACATAAATTTATGAATTGGGAAAAACCAATTTTAACAGATAGTGGAGGATTTCAAGTATTTAGTTTAGGTTCTCTAAGAAAAATAAAAGAAGAAGGAGTATATTTTAGCTCACATATAGATGGCTCTAAACATTTTATATCTCCTGAAAAATCGATACAAATACAAAATAATTTAGGCTCTGATATAGTGATGCTTTTTGATGAGTGTCCTCCAGGGCTTTCAACAAGAGAATATATAATTCCTTCAATAGAAAGAACTACAAGATGGGCAAAAAGATGTGTCGAAGCTCATCAAAAGAAAGATAGTCAAGGGCTATTTGCAATAGTTCAAGGTGGAATTTATGAAGATTTAAGGCAAAAAAGTCTAGATGAACTTAGTGAAATGGACGAACATTTTTCTGGCTATGCAATAGGTGGACTTGCTGTTGGTGAGCCAAGAGAAGATATGTATAGAATACTTGATTATATTGTAGAAAAATGTCCAGAAGATAAACCAAGATATTTAATGGGAGTTGGAGAACCTGTTGATATGCTAAATGCAGTTGAAAGTGGAATAGACATGATGGATTGTGTTCAACCAACAAGACTTGCAAGACATGGAACAGTATTTACTAAAGATGGAAGACTTGTTATAAAAAGTGAAAGATATAAAGAAGATACAAGGCCACTAGATGAAGAGTGTGATTGCTATGTTTGTAAAAACTATACAAGAGCCTATGTTAGACATTTAATAAAAGTTCAAGAGGTATTGGGACTTCGTTTAACTTCTTATCATAATTTACATTTCTTGATAAAACTTATGAAAGATGCAAGAAAAGCAATAAAAGATGGTAAATTTAAAGAATTTAAAGAAGAATTTATAACAAGGTATGAAAAAAAGTAA
- a CDS encoding RelA/SpoT family protein — MNYWEKLLERAKKNHLELDFDKIKLALVFAEESHVGQYRKSGDDYIIHPVEVAEILMDMKMDTDTIVAGLLHDVVEDTLIPIADIKYNFGDTVALLVDGVTKLQTLPNGTKNQAENIRKMILAMAENIRVILIKLADRLHNMRTLKFMKPEKQISISKETLDIYAPLAHRLGMAKIKSELEDRAFSFLHHDEFLEIKKLVDNTKEERKDYIDNFIRTMTRLLVDSGIKSEVKGRFKHFYSIYKKMYQKGKEFDDIYDLMGVRVIVGDKEECYHVLGLVHSKYLPVPGRFKDYIAVPKSNNYQSIHTTIVGPLGKFIEIQIRTKDMDDIAEEGIAAHWNYKENKKSSKDDNIYGWLRHIIEFQNESDSTEDFIDGVTGDIDKGTVFTFSPKGDILELPVGSTALDFAFAVHTQVGCKCVGAKVNGRMVTIDHKLKNGDKVEIITSKNSKGPSIDWLDIVVTHGAKGKIRKFLKDENKELVVKLGRDNLEKEAVKLGMSLKELEVDPTVKKHMEKNNIPNLEEFYFHIGEKRSRLDILIGKVKAKLERERVASSLTLEEVLKKNEEKKKDGKNDFGIVIDGINNTLIRFAKCCTPLPGDEIGGFVTKLTGITVHRHNCSNFKAMVEKDPSREISVKWDDNLLETKANRYNFSFNIVARDRQSLLMDIINLIANHKINVTSLNSSEMKNNGEKLVKVRISIEIKSRTEYDYLLNNILKIKDVISVER; from the coding sequence ATGAACTATTGGGAGAAACTGTTAGAAAGAGCTAAAAAAAACCATTTAGAGTTGGACTTTGACAAAATAAAATTGGCCCTAGTATTTGCAGAGGAGAGCCATGTAGGACAATATAGAAAGTCAGGAGATGACTATATCATACATCCTGTTGAAGTAGCAGAGATATTAATGGATATGAAAATGGATACAGATACCATAGTAGCTGGTTTACTTCATGATGTCGTAGAAGATACATTAATTCCAATAGCAGATATAAAATATAATTTTGGAGATACAGTAGCTCTTTTAGTTGATGGAGTTACAAAACTTCAAACATTACCTAATGGAACAAAAAATCAAGCAGAAAATATAAGAAAAATGATTTTAGCCATGGCTGAAAATATAAGAGTAATACTTATAAAATTAGCTGATAGATTACATAATATGAGAACTTTAAAATTTATGAAGCCGGAGAAGCAAATAAGTATATCTAAAGAAACTTTAGATATTTATGCTCCTTTAGCTCATAGACTTGGAATGGCTAAAATAAAGTCAGAGTTAGAAGATAGAGCTTTTTCTTTTTTGCATCATGATGAATTTTTAGAAATAAAAAAACTTGTAGATAATACAAAAGAAGAAAGAAAAGATTATATAGATAATTTTATTAGGACAATGACAAGACTTCTTGTAGATTCTGGAATAAAATCTGAAGTAAAAGGAAGATTTAAACATTTTTATAGTATATATAAAAAAATGTATCAAAAAGGAAAAGAATTTGATGATATATACGATTTAATGGGTGTTAGAGTAATTGTAGGGGATAAAGAAGAATGTTATCATGTTTTAGGTTTAGTGCATAGTAAATATCTTCCAGTTCCAGGAAGATTTAAAGATTATATAGCAGTTCCTAAATCCAATAATTATCAATCTATTCATACAACAATAGTGGGACCTTTGGGAAAATTTATTGAAATTCAAATTAGAACAAAAGATATGGATGACATAGCTGAAGAAGGAATTGCTGCTCACTGGAATTATAAAGAAAATAAGAAGAGCAGTAAAGATGATAATATTTATGGTTGGTTAAGACATATAATAGAATTTCAAAATGAATCAGATTCTACTGAGGATTTTATAGATGGAGTTACTGGAGATATAGATAAGGGGACAGTTTTTACTTTTTCACCTAAAGGTGACATATTAGAATTACCTGTTGGGTCAACAGCCCTAGATTTTGCTTTTGCAGTTCATACACAAGTTGGGTGTAAATGTGTGGGAGCAAAAGTAAATGGAAGAATGGTAACAATTGATCATAAACTAAAGAATGGAGATAAAGTAGAAATTATAACCTCTAAGAATTCTAAAGGACCTAGTATAGATTGGTTAGATATCGTTGTTACTCATGGTGCTAAAGGAAAAATCAGAAAATTTTTAAAAGATGAAAATAAAGAGCTTGTTGTGAAGTTGGGACGAGACAATCTTGAAAAAGAAGCCGTTAAATTAGGTATGTCTTTGAAAGAACTAGAAGTTGATCCGACCGTAAAAAAACACATGGAGAAAAATAATATTCCTAATTTAGAAGAATTTTATTTTCATATAGGAGAAAAGAGAAGTAGACTTGATATTTTGATTGGTAAAGTCAAAGCAAAACTCGAAAGAGAGAGAGTGGCTTCTAGTTTGACATTAGAAGAAGTCTTGAAAAAAAATGAAGAAAAGAAAAAAGACGGAAAGAATGATTTTGGAATAGTTATTGATGGAATAAATAACACACTTATTAGATTTGCTAAATGTTGTACACCACTTCCAGGAGATGAGATAGGTGGGTTTGTTACAAAATTAACTGGAATAACAGTTCATAGACATAACTGTAGTAATTTTAAAGCTATGGTTGAAAAGGATCCTAGCAGAGAGATTTCTGTAAAATGGGATGATAATTTACTTGAAACTAAAGCAAATAGATATAATTTTAGTTTTAATATTGTAGCAAGAGATAGACAAAGTTTACTTATGGATATAATAAACTTAATAGCAAATCATAAAATTAATGTTACTTCATTAAATTCATCAGAAATGAAAAATAATGGAGAAAAATTAGTAAAAGTTAGAATATCAATAGAAATAAAAAGTAGAACAGAGTATGATTATTTATTGAATAATATATTGAAAATAAAAGATGTAATCTCTGTTGAAAGATAA
- a CDS encoding adenine phosphoribosyltransferase: MNLKNYVATIENYPKEGIIFRDITPLMNDGEAYKYATEQIVEFAKENNIDIVVGPEARGFIFGCPVSYALGVGFVPVRKPGKLPREVIEYSYDLEYGSNKLCLHKDSIKPGQRVLIVDDLLATGGTVEATIKLVEELGGIVAGLAFLIELVDLKGVEKLKKIGDYPVLTLMKY, from the coding sequence ATGAATTTAAAAAATTACGTAGCAACAATTGAAAATTATCCAAAAGAAGGGATTATATTTAGAGATATAACACCTCTTATGAATGATGGAGAGGCTTATAAATATGCAACAGAACAAATAGTGGAATTTGCCAAAGAAAATAATATAGATATAGTTGTAGGTCCAGAAGCAAGAGGATTTATATTTGGATGTCCTGTATCTTATGCTTTAGGAGTTGGTTTTGTTCCTGTAAGAAAACCAGGGAAATTACCTCGTGAAGTAATTGAATACAGCTATGATTTAGAATATGGTTCAAACAAACTATGTTTACATAAAGATTCAATAAAACCAGGACAAAGAGTCTTAATTGTAGATGACTTACTTGCAACTGGAGGAACAGTTGAAGCTACAATAAAATTAGTAGAAGAATTAGGAGGGATAGTTGCAGGGCTAGCTTTTTTAATAGAACTTGTTGACTTAAAAGGTGTAGAAAAATTGAAAAAAATAGGAGATTATCCTGTACTTACATTGATGAAATACTAA